ggaccttttgaaaatttactctagaattaattaagttaagattaaattaagacttttttttgattattgttGAATATAACAatgtaaattctaaattcttccACAGGCAACCAGAACCTGGCCAAGGGCGGTGGCCGTCAGCAGAAGCGCAAGCTCCCGAACAGCGAGCAGGGTGGCGTACTGGGCAAGAAAAGTCGCGTCGGAGCGGATGTGGGCGCCCTCGTGAAGCTGCCCGCCCACGGCTACCCGCTGGAGCATCCGTTTAACAAGGACGGCTACCGGTACATCCTGGCCGAACCGGATCCGCACGCCCCCTTCCGGCAGGAGTTTGACGAAAGTGCCGACTGGGCGGGGAAGCCCATTCCGGGCTGGCTGTACCGGGTGCTGTCGCCGAACAACGTGCTGGTGGCGCTGCACGATCGCGCCCCCCAGCTGAAGGTTTCGGAGGACCGGTTGGCCGTGACGGGGGAAAAGGGGTACTGCATGGCGCGGGCGACGCACTGTAAGTTGTGGGTTTGGACTTGTTTCGGAAGATTTGTAGCAACAAATAAATTCACTTTTAGATGTGACCCGCGGCTGCTGGTACTGGGAGGCGACTATCGTGGACTTGCCGGAAGGATCGGCCTGCCGGCTCGGTTGGGGACAAGAGTACGCCAACTTGCAAGCCCCGCTGGGCTACGACAAGTTTGGCTACTCGTGGCGATCGCGCAAGGGAACTCGCTTCCACGAATCTCACGGCAAGCACTACAGCGATGGGTACGGAGTCGGCGACACCGTCGGGTTCATGATCGCTCTGCCCGAGGCGAACCCGGCCGGGCACATTCCGAGCACGTTCAAGGATCGTCCGTTGGTCAAGTTCAAGAGCCACCTGTACTACGAGGAGAAGGATAAGGTCACCGAGACGCTCAAATCGCTGAAGGTACTGCCGGGAAGTAAGATTTTCTTCTTCAAGAACGGTGTCTGCCAGGGCGAAGCGTTCACGGACGTGTACGGTGGTGCGTACTATCCGGCCATCTCGATCCATAAGGGCGCCACCGTCAGCATCAACTTTGGGCCGCACTTCAAGCACCCGGAGGTCGAGGAGCAGTTCAAGTCCAAGGCGATGAGCGAACGCGTCGAGGAGATGATTTGCGAGCAAACGATGGCCGATATGATGTACTTTACGGAGAACGACGGCAAGCTCCGGTTGGACAGTTACAGTATTTAGTTTCCACGCGTGACTCGACTTGTAAATAAAACGAACTATTTGAACCACTAACAATTTACTTCAAATCAATTTCTGTTTCGAAACTTATTTGCCAAATCCTCCGCGACAGTTTGGACTCGGTTCCAGCTTGTAATTTGGATCCCATTGGGTGGGTGTCTTTGCTTCGATCGACAGGGCGTGCACGAAATCTCCGGCCAGTTTTTGCTTGACGATCTCGTTCACTAGCCGGTGTCGCTAGAATCAAAATTCCTCATAAGTACTCTGTTTCATTATGTAGAAACTAGTTGTTACCTTTATCAAGGGCAGCCCATCAAACTGTTCGGACACGACCAGAACCTTGAAATGGGTTTCGGCGCCCTTGGGAACATTGTGCATGTAAGATTCGTTCACCACTTCCAGGTGAATCGGGTTGAGCTGACCGGCAAGACCCTCGCGGATGGCGGCTTCAATGGGTTTCTCCGCTGAGGTGGCCATGGTTCTTACGTTGGTGCTACCGTGTGTTGAGGCTCGTAACCATGCGTTGCTCGAGGGAATCGCAGCTAAAATTCAATCATTTTTGTTCAGGTTTgaattagttttcaattttgtttctgGTTTATCCTATCAATAA
This is a stretch of genomic DNA from Culex pipiens pallens isolate TS chromosome 1, TS_CPP_V2, whole genome shotgun sequence. It encodes these proteins:
- the LOC120425415 gene encoding set1/Ash2 histone methyltransferase complex subunit ASH2 isoform X2; translation: MEESTSNQNLAKGGGRQQKRKLPNSEQGGVLGKKSRVGADVGALVKLPAHGYPLEHPFNKDGYRYILAEPDPHAPFRQEFDESADWAGKPIPGWLYRVLSPNNVLVALHDRAPQLKVSEDRLAVTGEKGYCMARATHYVTRGCWYWEATIVDLPEGSACRLGWGQEYANLQAPLGYDKFGYSWRSRKGTRFHESHGKHYSDGYGVGDTVGFMIALPEANPAGHIPSTFKDRPLVKFKSHLYYEEKDKVTETLKSLKVLPGSKIFFFKNGVCQGEAFTDVYGGAYYPAISIHKGATVSINFGPHFKHPEVEEQFKSKAMSERVEEMICEQTMADMMYFTENDGKLRLDSYSI
- the LOC120425415 gene encoding set1/Ash2 histone methyltransferase complex subunit ASH2 isoform X1, with the translated sequence MEEGDVKSGKNSPKTEEKFGNCYCGKDRNLNIVELLCVTCNRWFHESCIGFQLGRLVPFLQNYVFVCKNCSVTGLETFRKTQATIPQMCITAIANLRQASIKEGKPRLMFSKDQDIIPYMDHYWESMTTMSRRSTQSWYATVQRTLIKDLNTLFTYEESGEHGQMYGLVQDLTQVKPNYEDAVQGNQNLAKGGGRQQKRKLPNSEQGGVLGKKSRVGADVGALVKLPAHGYPLEHPFNKDGYRYILAEPDPHAPFRQEFDESADWAGKPIPGWLYRVLSPNNVLVALHDRAPQLKVSEDRLAVTGEKGYCMARATHYVTRGCWYWEATIVDLPEGSACRLGWGQEYANLQAPLGYDKFGYSWRSRKGTRFHESHGKHYSDGYGVGDTVGFMIALPEANPAGHIPSTFKDRPLVKFKSHLYYEEKDKVTETLKSLKVLPGSKIFFFKNGVCQGEAFTDVYGGAYYPAISIHKGATVSINFGPHFKHPEVEEQFKSKAMSERVEEMICEQTMADMMYFTENDGKLRLDSYSI
- the LOC120425416 gene encoding bolA-like protein DDB_G0274169, with product MKAVLNLRAAIPSSNAWLRASTHGSTNVRTMATSAEKPIEAAIREGLAGQLNPIHLEVVNESYMHNVPKGAETHFKVLVVSEQFDGLPLIKRHRLVNEIVKQKLAGDFVHALSIEAKTPTQWDPNYKLEPSPNCRGGFGK